A genome region from Bufo gargarizans isolate SCDJY-AF-19 chromosome 2, ASM1485885v1, whole genome shotgun sequence includes the following:
- the B3GALT6 gene encoding beta-1,3-galactosyltransferase 6: MSLSRLLCRHKTVLGLAVLSFFAIILLYLAKCTSETLKTPQGLPQQQGPFNRHVPQLQLPEKSISTFLAVLIASGPKYSERRSIIRSTWLSMASSHSGTLWCRFVIGTAGLGEEEAALVEMEQRRHGDLLLLPDLRDSYENLTVKLLLMYVWLDHHVDYKFVLKADDDTFARLGILLEELKAQEPHRYYWGFFSGRGRVKSAGKWKESSWVLCDYYLPYALGGGYVMSWDLVHYLSLTKDYLAHWQSEDVSLGAWLAPLDIRRVHDTRFDTEYKSRGCNNKYIVTHKQSIEDMLEKHQTLAKDGKLCKEEIKLRLSYIYDWGVPPSQCCQRKDGIP; this comes from the coding sequence ATGAGCTTATCACGGCTGCTGTGTCGCCATAAGACGGTGCTGGGTTTAGCCGTTCTGtccttttttgccataatacTGCTGTACCTAGCCAAATGTACCTCGGAGACCCTGAAAACACCCCAGGGTCTACCTCAACAGCAGGGGCCTTTCAACCGCCATGTACCCCAGCTCCAATTGCCAGAAAAAAGCATCTCAACGTTTCTGGCTGTCCTAATTGCCAGCGGGCCCAAATACTCTGAGCGCCGCAGCATCATtcgcagcacctggctgtccatgGCCTCCTCCCATAGCGGAACGCTGTGGTGCCGCTTTGTTATAGGCACTGCGGGGCTAGGTGAAGAAGAAGCAGCTTTGGTGGAGATGGAACAGCGGAGGCATGGTGACCTATTGCTCCTTCCTGACCTCCGGGATTCGTATGAAAACCTGACAGTCAAGCTGCTGCTTATGTATGTATGGCTGGACCACCATGTTGATTACAAGTTCGTGCTGAAGGCCGATGATGATACATTTGCCCGGCTGGGCATTCTGTTGGAAGAACTGAAGGCTCAGGAGCCCCATCGGTATTACTGGGGCTTCTTCTCAGGCCGAGGCCGGGTAAAATCAGCGGGGAAGTGGAAGGAGAGCTCCTGGGTGCTATGTGACTATTACCTGCCCTATGCACTTGGGGGAGGCTACGTCATGTCATGGGATCTGGTGCATTACTTGAGCCTCACCAAAGACTACCTTGCACACTGGCAGAGTGAGGATGTGTCTCTGGGGGCCTGGCTGGCACCACTGGATATCAGGAGGGTCCATGACACCAGGTTTGATACCGAATACAAGTCCAGAGGCTGTAACAATAAGTATATAGTCACTCACAAGCAGAGTATTGAGGACATGCTGGAGAAGCACCAGACATTGGCCAAAGATGGAAAGCTGTGCAAAGAGGAAATCAAACTGAGGTTATCCTATATCTATGACTGGGGAGTGCCCCCATCCCAGTGCTGTCAGAGGAAAGATGGCATTCCATGA